The Cucurbita pepo subsp. pepo cultivar mu-cu-16 chromosome LG15, ASM280686v2, whole genome shotgun sequence genome contains the following window.
AGGCTCTTTATTGAAATCAACCTCTCGTGTTGATACTAATGTTGGAAAATCTCAAATACTTCATTCAACCTTAATTCCAACGTTCCCACTTTCTTCAAGATAGACttgctttattttttcaactagatcaatcatttaattaattccatGTTACTTTGACTTCCAAGTCACATCCACTAAATCTTGCTAAAGCGTTCAATCATTGACTTTTTGTCCATACAAGCTCAAAACTtcatttgaataatttttcttataatcCTAGCGAATAATCATCCCAAACAAGAGGGCTATTTCCTCCAATTTCTTTGCAACACTTGCGAGGAGAGTTAACAATACTTTCCTTCACAACTAGTACTTCGTAAATATGGCAAGTAGTTTTACATGTGGGAAGTCTCGAAATActtgaaaaatcatttttggATGGGGAAGTGGAGGAAATGGTGGAGTATGAAAGGGAAAAGAAGAGGTGGGGGGTGCAtatctataatttattttttactatgacATATCtgtttcttatatattttcaatcatGGTTGTGAATATATTCACCCAATATCATTTGGGGGGCTAAGGTCACTTTTATCAAAATCTGCATGCTTTACCTTCAGAGTAGTTCATGTAGCTCGTGTAGCCTCAGTGACTAAAAGAGCGTTTTCTTCAAGCAGTCTATCTCAAATCTTTATTATGAATCAAGGTGGTAATGAAACAAAGTATTAAAAGGCTAAAAAGATACTAAAAGGAATTAACCAAGCATATATCTAATTAACCATTAACCAAGCGTATATCTAATTAACCATTAACCAAGCGTTAATCCTACTacatgaataattaattagaagtATTGTATATACATCTTTGGATTGAACCATATGCAACTAAACCTTGTTATTTTCAGAAAGACATCTTATAACTAGAAAATTTCGTGGGttgagtttatattttttatattcttttctatTGTACCAGTTTAGTACTTGACCATGCTCTAGAGTTTACCGATaaccatttatttaatttctaacgAACAACCATGTCTTTTCTTCACTGTCCTTTTTCTGCAGGCAGCTGATGAAAAGGATAAAGTTTTGGAACAAGTGGTTATTGGAGAGATCACTGAAGCAAAGGAATCATACGTAGATAATGGGTTGGAACCTGTCCAGTCATTAAGTTCCCAGATGAATGAACTTTCTGTTTCTACAAATCCGAAAATTGAAAACCCTTCTGAGCCAATTGATAATCTACAGTTTCCTTCCAATGACATCGATAAGAGAATTAgagcaattaaaaaaaaggtgaagaCACATTTGCGTTGGTAGAATATTACAAATCATCTTTGCTTCAAAGTCTCATGAAAATTTGTCAATTCATTCCATGCATATATATGTTGACttgaattatattaattttttttaatatcttgaTTTCCTTATAAAGTGTGGTGTTAGGTTTAATAGTATGCATCTAAAGAATAGTTTTCATCACACTGCTAATTCTAGAAATAAAGGCATCTTGTTAGTATGGTTATGATCTAAACTTTGAACTACATTTTCCCCATGGGTACTCCTTGCTGGTCTTGCATATTGTCTGGAGTAGATGTACATGATCATAGTAAAGTTATGATATTAACtttgaacaacatttttcCCATGGATACTCCTTGCTGGTCTTGCATATTGTCCGGAGTAGATGTACATGATCTAGTTAATTAAGTTATgatgttaaaaaatttgagttatATCAGATTTATGGTTTAAGTCCTAACTAGTTGTTTGTAAACTACATTAGCTAAGAATCTCATGTGCAGTCATCCACAATTgccttgattttgatttcttcacCTTGCTTAGGAAGGCCAAAATCTCGTTGGTTAGGTCTTTTGCTTGGTTTGTTATTTTGGGGAGGATAAACATTAGACTTTATCTAAAGATATTCTTCTACAGTTTCGATAAGAAGATGTGAATCACGTGCTTTGGAGCTATCACTTTGACATGAAACTTTGGAATAAATTTTTGGATGTATTTATCGTCAGTTTGGCTGTCTTGAGGATGCATGCATATGGTGTAGGAGGAGCTCATTAGTTGTTCTTTTTGCAATAGGGTTGGTATCTTTGACAGACGGTTTTCTTCATTAGGTCTTCCTTACCTCATAACTGAAGCCGACAAAAACTATCTTTGACACATCTTGATTTAGTCCAAACGCCCTTCTACTCCCTTCTACTCTAGATTCTCGCACCATCTCTCATCTCTATCTAGCTATATTAGCTCCTAGCATTACAGAGAGAACAGTACAGTAAATATATAACAGCCTAACTAATTACAGCCCGACTATGGATGCGTTTGGATTGAGGATAACTTTTCAGATGGTTCTTGTAGATGATTCTGGTGGTGGTTTGTTGTTTCTGGAGATGCTGAAATTAAGCTTTTGCTAAGCCGTTAAATGAAAAACTCTGATtcctttaaaagaaaagtgcTTCCTCTAAAAGCACGTTGTGTTTAGATTTACACATGCACTTTTGTTTATGTAATCAAATGCCATGAAGAATCTGCAAAGTTCTTTTAAACCTTAAGGACACTCCCAGTCCCAGCGTAGGTAGCATCTAGTGGAAGGATTCAAAAGCCTATAATGTCTGTCTTGTTCACTTCTTCATAAACTATGTTATCTGGGAGTGGGGAGTGAGTGGGGAGTATTCTTACTTTATGCAAGTATAAGTTCAAGCAATTCATCTGTTCTTGCGAAATTAGTACTCATCTTGTGATGAATTATTGGTTGCACTTGACAGCTGAAgatttgagtttctttttcttaagatCTCTAAGTTTTGTTTAGTTTGTCTATGTGATACAACTCTTTGATCATTTTCTTTGCTCTCTTGTTTTGGTTTGCAGATTCGAATTGCAGAAGCTCAATTGCAGAAAACACCACTGCAAGATATGAAGCCAGAGCAGATGAACAAGTTATCGAAACTCGAAAATTGGCGCTCCGAACTAATGCTTCTAGAAGAACAAAGGCTAAAACCAAATTCGTTTTCGTGAATTCGTGCAGTCAGAATTATTGTTCActtcatttatgctttatgatGAAGAGACCCAGAATTACTGAACCAAAAGCGTTTCGATTTGCACTTCTGAAAATCTAATCACCTGTAAAACTCCACCTTCTTTTAATGTGTTGTGTAATTGCTTTCCATTCAACTAGTTTTAGGAAGGGCTTGAACTGTAGATAGTTTTGAAGACATTGATTTTCTTTCGCCTCAACATGATTTTTTGTGTGATCTCAAATCAAAATGACTAACGAACACCTCAGCTTCTcaaagattatatatatatgaattttattttgaaccaTTTTTACTAAGAGATGGTCTTGTACTTGAGGCTACGGCTATGTGTTTTCACTTGAGtttttggagtcttttttTTAGGAAGTGACCCTATATGCCAACTACTAAGTCTACTTGTGTTGTCTTGTGTATTGCTTCAATCGTGTGTATTGCTTCAATCGGGTTTATGAAGTAGAGGTCTTGTTTGGAGACTCCTAACCATTCACACACAATATGACCATGAACATGAAACAACCTCGATAGACTATTCTATTTAACCAGATTGACTAAAGTTGGACGGAATCTTTTGAACCTATTGCATGGTATCAAGGTCATACTTTTTCAACCGTGTGatgtgatcttgacacgctcgtGACCAGCTTTAAGGGAAATTCATGTCCCATATTCACTTTTTTGTTGGGCTTTGTGGTTTTGTTGAACCTTAGGCTCGTGACCAGCTTTAAGGGAAATTCATGTCCCATATTCACTTTTTTGTTGGGCTTTGTAGTTTTGTTGAACCTCAGGTGAGGTTTGTCTTTGCCAACCGAACATCATTTGTGCAGAATCTAAGCTTGTTTGCCCACACATGCTGCCTGCGTGTGCATGTTTAATCATCTGCGACACACGAACATCATTTGTGCAGAATCTAAGCTTGTTTGCCCACACATGCTGCCTGCGCGTGCATGTTTAATCATCTGCGACACACCGACTTGCCTttacactaggccaagtcattcgaCTCGATTTTGCCCCTACTCGGGGCTAAAGTCTTTCATTGCAATGTTGCATCCAACATTATCTTGGTTCCCAATCAACATGACCCATATGTTTTGATGTCATCTCGAGCCATAGGATGTCGTTGGCCCTCGCAACTCACTCAGTCATGCCATCAAGAACGAGTCCACATGTTGTTCATAATCTTGGGACATTCCAAACATTCATCCATCTGGGTTCAATCGAGGCATTGACCCTCCCGTGCCCATGCCATGTCATTTATGGATAGCATATCAGATAGTGGGTGCAAAATATAACCTCCGACACTCGGGCTAGGGATCAATACCGGCACACCCGTGCAGCCAGGTACTGTCCTTgaaagataaattttaaagggagTCGctcgagacactcgtctcaaAACGCTTTTCCTTATTGTGACACATGCAGTTGCCACATGGTAGCTTGCTTAGGCCGCAGGACTCAGTTGTGGTGGAGAGCTGACACCACGCCTCCCCCTATAGTaaattttgaggcatttctaAACTGGCGGgtctagacatgattttggtgaatggCCATACGGTGTCGTTGAGCGTCCATTTAGTGTGTGATTGACATCAAATTTGGTgagctttcatatttcatatggacagACTTGACTCTAGAACCGAATGCACAAATTCCCTTCGAAATCCCAGCTTTCAAGGTTAAGGCCCGAGGCTTACTTGTCCCTTCAACAAGCTTATCGGTGACGTTCATGTCTACTCATTGTCTGTATCTTGCTTATGTCTCGTTTTATCTTCAATGCACACATTATATgttgtgttggatgatgcatctGTTGGGATTTATGTCATAAAGCttagtaattaattatttaattttaataataatttttattatgttatttaccatttaatattatcaatGCTATGAACatccaaggttattaatgtaatcttgaagatgatgtggttgacatacaaggTAATCGTGTTcgagtaataacctaaagggTTTATATTATATGGATAAAGTTGGGTGCTTATCAtagtaacactattgatacgtctcactttataattgttacaaatgatttgatctaaATCGTTCATGtagagacatgtgagtggggtaTCCTATATAATGAGTTTATATAAGACTTGaccaaataatatttaatctctctttataaatccgttaattgataagattaatatttcacatgattaTCATATGCGACTCCATCTTAATtctgagtgagttatgaactcctgccTGAGAGGGCTtatcctttaatttacatgggtgagaataACTCTCGAAGCCGATTCAATATGCTTACCATTTTGaggacttgaccaaatagggagttggaaacataatatcatgagatgaaattcatttcttttcctataagaaaagtagatgagttgttctcttcAGAAGTGATTTCAAGGTTTGAACAATGGGGctccaccctctcattggcccgagagggacttagtttatgattgtattataaacaaattgttcattagaaaATTAGTAGTACTcaaggtgaaagatgtaattcCAGGGGTAAGACGAACTTTTGACCCATCTGTAATTATGAACGACTTGTGAAGGATCAACTTGCTTAAAATGATTACatcaatggacataacttgtTATATAGTGCATAAGAACTctagttaatgaatgaaaattgattaattaatgagattaattatttaattttgtatcactAACTAATAGTAACCCTAAAAGATTCCAtttaattgaaagaaaaaattgaagtattTAATATGTTAGAAATATTAAAGGTAAAGGAGTAAATAGATTTACTTTCagatgtttaaattaatatttaatatattagatatattaaataaataaataaaatatatttaatttgaagggttgaaattaatatttaatatattagatatgttaaatataaatagaaaatatacaTATTAATTCGaaggtttaaattaatatttaatatattagatatattaaaagagaaaaatatatttattatatttgatacattaaaactttaatatataaatacataaaataaaaatatatttaaatttcgaatgaaattcaaattagttaaatatatattatgatattttataacatttaaatacgattaaaattatatcataatatatttaaatatattatttgacaaaAATTCTTCAAAAGTCACCGTAAATAAGACCGTAGGTTGAGTAAGAGGACACTAATCTCTCACACTTTCTCTATAGAATAAAACTCTCCGTCTTTGAAATTCTCTTAAAACTCTCGTTATTCAATAtctttgggattttcttttaagaggcTTCCACAAACCTTGAtcttgtgttcgagtcatagtAAGGAAGATCTTGCAAAATGTGGAATAACTTCTATGTTGGAATACTTCGAAGAGTCTTGCAAAATGGTTCCCAATGCTTCCATTATATGGAtaaagagttcattccctttAGCACCATCTTCCTCAGTTGCATcaggaaattttttttattattggcTCTCGCGTGGTCAGATGAGCACCTCTTgagggaaagaaaaatctaGCGGGATGTGGAAGAACTTCTACGTTGGAATACTTCAATTAGTCCTGCAAGCTAagttttttacaaaattagaCTTCTTACTCTCATatgtattgttttattttaattcttaataaagttaaaatgGTTCCTAAGGCTCTTGTTATATGAGTAAAGAGTTCTTTCCTTTCAGCACCATCTTCCTCGGTCGCATCAGGGCATTCTTTTATATTGGCCCTCGCGTGGCTGTATAGGTGCCTCTTGAAGGTAAGGAAGATCTTGCGAAATGTGGAAGAACTTCTACCGTATAATACTTCAAAGAGTGTTGCAAGCTAAGGTTTTTACAGAGGTAGACTTTTTAATCtcatatttattgttttcttttaattcataataaaatcaaaacggttccTAATACTTTTGTTATATGGAtaaagagttcattcccttcagcATCGTCTTCCTCGATCGCATCAGGGCATTATTCTATATTGACTCTCGAGTTGCTAGATGGGCTCCTCTTGAGGGTAAGAAAGATCTTGCGAAATGTGAAAGATCTTGCGAAATGTGGAAGAACTTCTATGTTTGAATACTCAAAAAGTTTGGCAAGCTAAGGTTTGTACAAAGGTAGACTTCTTGCACacatatttattgtttttttttttgttttttaatttcttaataaaaacaaaatagtttcCAATACTTCCGTTATATGGAtaaagagttcattccctttGGCACCGTCTTCCTCGATTGCATCAGGATATTCTTCTATATTGGCTCTCTCGTGGTAAGATGAGTGCCTCTTGACGGTCGTTGCTTTGCTTGACTCGACGTGAGGGTCACACTcttactctcttcatagtatggGTGTGACCCCACTTAAATTAGTCATCATCCTTGATGACTTTTTCGGGGCACAATTACATCGTAGATTGTGACATTCTCTTCGGCTTAATCTCAGAATCTTCCCGATTACGATCCAAACTCTAGACTACTAATGACTTGACTAGCTGGAACTGATTGTGTTTCAGACAAGTATAAATTCACTAAGCACCTGACTTCTCTTTTGTCATAATGCTTATCTTATTGATGCCTCTCTTTCAGCTTGAGAAAAAGTTCAAGTGATGCTTTTGACTTCTCTTTTGTCATGTGGCACTACTCTATGACTCTTTTCTTGGTCAGTATTTGAGTGAACTTGCCTCAACTTAACTTCGACATTTATCTTGGCCAATCTACATACTCTTTGAGTGACACATAACGGTACACTCACAGGGTGTGGCTCACAAGCCAACCACGAGATTCCTCTTCGTGGTACCAACTCTTGTGGAAGCGGAGTCTAGACGACTTGCTAATTGACTTGTTGGAAAATAAACGTGCTTCAGACGAATACAAAAAACTCATGCACACTATCTATGGGCTATCTCACTTTCATACCTATTTCTGTTGTTCGTTCATCTTGGACTGGCCACCAAGACTTGCAACGTAGACatgacaatttaatattgtcATAGCTGTGGGTGAGGCTGACACTTCAGCTCGACAGGAGCTCACTGTACAACTATAAACTTTTTAAGGAGGCATGTTTACAGATTTCACTTTGTTATTATGGTATGTCATATCTCAactctccttttcctttatccaattatttaaattttcagttAGTATTTTCCATGTTACAAGAAATCACTTACAagtccatttctttttcttttatctaattatttagaatcagatctctttttcctttatccaatTGTGGAGAAGAAATCACATTAGAATGAATAAGATATTAGTTAAATTGCTAACACATGGACTAAGAATATTtgtcaacaaaattaaagtgctaacacaattaaaattaagaaaaagagagaaggaaataCAGAGTTTTGGcaataagaaaaaaggaaaaatttaatggaataaatagagagagtaaaaggaaagatttggtcAACATAATATAGAAGTCagaattaaaagataaaacataGTAAATACATggagaaaaaggggaaatttAACCTGGTAGATACCCagaattaaaagataaaacataGTAAATATAcagaggaaaagggaaaatttaACCCGATAGATACATCGAGAAAGAGAAGATTTGGtgaacataattaaaagataaaacagAGGAAATATGAGAGCAAAAAAACTCTATCAAATTCGTTcatataatagtaataatatcttccataaaacaataataatagaaaatgagaacttgaatgaaaatagaattatatatatatatatatatatatatatatatatatatatatataacattccAACACTTATACAAAGTCTCTAATGCTCGCATGAAATCTAACACATGGAccattgtaaaatttagagaattgaactTCAAATTGATCCTGTGTttatataggttgacttggatacaaaaaataaaatggaatttttattaagaataaatCGGTGACACCAACCTAAGCTAATCAgataagtggccttactatcagtatgattatatttgatggtGACGTGTGCCCCGTGGTTCTACACGTGTCATGTATATTTGAtttgtgtgaattgtttatgaatcgTTATGACTATGACATAATAGgtatatattatgatatatgaaTGGTATGATAATTGTTATGACATCATGTGttaaatgatatgtttgatataAGATACGAGAAGGATACGATAAATGTAATGTAACGATACAataaggttatgtatagaaaatgTTACGTTACGATAGGTTGATAAAACGACATAATAAGGTTAGGTATAGAAAATGTTAGggttatgatagattgataaaacaaTACGATAAGGTTATGTACAGAAAAAGTTATGGTTATGATAGGTTGATAAATACAATAAGGATGCATATAGGAAACGCTATGGTTATGATAGGTTGATAAAATGGTACGATAATgttacatataaaaaatattatggtTATCATAGGCTGATAAAAAGATACGAAGGTTATGTATAAAACATGTTAtggttatgatagattgataagaCGATACGATAAAGTTATGTATAAGAAATGATGATATGGTTATGATAGATTGTTGGGAAGCGATATGACTAACgtatgttcatgaaatgatACCACCAAGATATGCGTATGGAATGATAGGACTACGAAATGTGTACGAAATGGTTAGGATATGGGGACGATGtatatagttatatatattatactatAATATGaggatgatatgatatatattatggtaaaatatgtttgatgaattgatatagctatgatatgatatgttgaaggCACGCCTGGAATATACTATGTGattgttatgatatatgatatgatatgatatgtgtaTAATGTGAATATTTATGTATGAAAATATGGAAACgttttgatatgatatatttgtgatatgaaatgatatgattgacatgcaagaCGACGAACTAACATGAAATTCAACTCCGACATACGCATGAAAGCTGTgataaataatatgataaacgatatgagaaatgatatgacaaaatgatatgatataaagtAAGATGCTAgtggggttgtattaaataataataaaaatggaaaaattttGAGACCTTATGCATTATTGTGTATTCATGCATTTGGGAATACCCCTATTCGTTCGTGATAGTACAGACGCGTACACTACTAAGACGGGAGAGAATCCATGGATATTAAGAAGCGGTAAATAAGAAGAAACGGAGAGAATCCTTGGATAATGAAATGAGATCTATAATGAAGAATAAGACTTGAGAACTGGCTTATTTTCCCAAAGGGcaagaaaaaaattggagtAAAATGAGTCTTCAAAACCAAGTTGAACATGGTAAAGTATATAAGTACAAGACACGCTAGTTGCAAAAGGATACAAGCAGAAGTATAGGGGTGATTATAAGGAGGTATTTAAGGAGGTATTTGCACCCGTTGTATGTCGAGATACTATAAAGCTTATAATTCTAAGTGCAGCACATAAATTGTAGCTGATTTATCAATATGATGTGAAGTCCTTACAAGGAGAAGAGGTATATGTGGAGCAACTAgataattttgtataaaaaggaaaagaggatAAAGTGTATGGGTTGAAGAAAGCTCTATCTGGTTTGAAGCAAGCTTCGAAAGCATGGTACAGTCGCATTGATTCTCATTTCGAAAAGATGAGATTCATTGACCGTTATCTATTGTGTGATAATATGTCATCTATCAAGTTGTCTGAAAATCCTGTGTTGCAGGGGAGGAGAGTAAGCACATCGATGTTCAGTTTCATTTCTTGCGTGATTTGTGTAACGAAGGTATTGAGCTCAATTTTATGACGAAGTGATTTGCGGACCTATTCACAAAGCCCTTGAAACAACCATTGTTCGAGAAGCTTAGAAGAAATATGGGGACGTACATAATTCAATATATGGTTCAAGAAGACAAAGTAAAGTCCTAAGTTGATTTCATCAAAACTCAGTTTAAGGGAAGGGACGGTGTTGAAGTGTTATTTGTATAGATACATGCGTACATGTAGGAATAGCTACATGTATATGAAGGTTCATTCTCATGGCTTCGCCCCTCGACTATCATTGATTAACCAGATTTGActcctcttttttcttataaattctATCCATATACGTTCTGATCGTCAACTCATACTAGATCTCGTTGCATGTATCTCTTTATTCTTTGTGATATTGAccaaatttcttatttctatTTGCATTTTAGTGGGTTGGTCTGGTATGAGAAGTTATGGGAAAGAGTATATTATAGCATCTCTAATTCAGTTCAATATGGGAAGGTCAGGTCATATCGGTGAATGAGACTCTTTTACTCAATAGTGAAGAAAGATTCCTTCTCTTGCCTGAAcctattgattgattctttctcctattgattcttgattGAACAGTAAACATATGGTCTCattgcttcgctcctctccctcttggtcAAGTTGCTTCGCTCCTGAA
Protein-coding sequences here:
- the LOC111811430 gene encoding partner of Y14 and mago-like isoform X1, whose amino-acid sequence is MESRGGGGGGEDQLKQMAELSKTLKEGERILAPTRRPDGTLRKPLRIRAGYVPQDEVAIYQSKGALWKKEMASHDEPPGYDPPSVVKSKTKSAKRNERKKEKRLQAADEKDKVLEQVVIGEITEAKESYVDNGLEPVQSLSSQMNELSVSTNPKIENPSEPIDNLQFPSNDIDKRIRAIKKKIRIAEAQLQKTPLQDMKPEQMNKLSKLENWRSELMLLEEQRLKPNSFS
- the LOC111811430 gene encoding partner of Y14 and mago-like isoform X2; translated protein: MAELSKTLKEGERILAPTRRPDGTLRKPLRIRAGYVPQDEVAIYQSKGALWKKEMASHDEPPGYDPPSVVKSKTKSAKRNERKKEKRLQAADEKDKVLEQVVIGEITEAKESYVDNGLEPVQSLSSQMNELSVSTNPKIENPSEPIDNLQFPSNDIDKRIRAIKKKIRIAEAQLQKTPLQDMKPEQMNKLSKLENWRSELMLLEEQRLKPNSFS